A genomic window from Sanguibacter antarcticus includes:
- a CDS encoding DUF1304 domain-containing protein: MIALSLVLAALAAAVHVYIFVLESVLWTAPRGRATFGTTAEEAVATRELAFNQGFYNLFLAIVTVVGVVLVAADQTAAGTALVFAGAGSMVLAGIVLLVSSPSKARAALVQLSVPAVALLTMAVGLAA, translated from the coding sequence ATGATCGCCCTGAGTCTCGTGCTGGCAGCGCTCGCTGCCGCCGTCCACGTCTACATCTTCGTGCTCGAGTCCGTCTTGTGGACGGCTCCTCGAGGACGTGCGACGTTCGGGACCACGGCCGAGGAGGCGGTCGCGACGCGAGAGCTCGCCTTCAACCAGGGCTTCTACAACCTCTTCCTCGCGATCGTCACGGTGGTCGGCGTCGTCCTCGTCGCCGCCGACCAGACTGCGGCGGGGACAGCGCTCGTCTTCGCCGGTGCGGGGTCGATGGTGCTCGCAGGCATCGTGCTCCTCGTCTCCTCGCCGAGCAAGGCCCGTGCGGCGCTCGTCCAGCTGTCGGTTCCGGCCGTGGCGCTCCTCACGATGGCGGTCGGCCTGGCCGCGTAG